One Setaria viridis chromosome 3, Setaria_viridis_v4.0, whole genome shotgun sequence DNA window includes the following coding sequences:
- the LOC117850022 gene encoding MAG2-interacting protein 2 isoform X2 yields the protein MAAGAEDALYEIRRHASGSHVIPHEGYQGDATSSGSSDAGGGVLSYLSLQGVSKLRERWARYSALGRSSQRKRGDGVSLFVSMNAEYVSVTVGNRITILRKRDGYASPCGVYTNNDRITFFTNGAWLEAQGIFGVVDDLSTLYLIKENGELLARRTCDQLKLSSSIIDLVVQDGSSLLRPGFYIFTSDCMVHRFDYTQEPEASLCQVPISTKDVVSARTIQLPRSLSCIDYDQRHSLFVLVADSNASFNSNSYSGTYFLYLLHVDGNLELSLSFKSVQLEGVFSPLNDQKTFVSSPKIRISPDGKHIATLDLTGSVNLFALDGDKHTFSLHTLGSGRCLIDVKDISWWTDNVLMLVRADGSISMYGITESDLVSKDDPVLSTPLLEKAKATEGHAFILQSSRYERNTSANKRMDSDLEPNLPSGSREHQQTEMDKMFWSLISFSKVTVTEMYSVMIRENRFKEALDFASRYNLDKDEVLKARWLHCDGDTSEIDSYLAKIKDQVFVLSECVNKVGPTEAALRALLSFGLRITDHYKFSQLDNSSEGSTWDSRIIRLRLLRHRDMLETFLGINMGRYSAEEYSKFRSMALVETATALAESGKIGALNLIFKRHPYTISSDILRVLSAIPETVAVQTYSQLLPGKSPPNVVILRDGDWVECEQMVSYISNCPTQSDKIGEIKTEILVKQSTGFSWPSVAELCEWYKNRARDIDCLSGQLENCLAMIELACQKGIAELQPFFDDIKCLYQVVYSNELNEFIMNLVTWEDLPDYEKFKIILKGVKEDTVVQRLEENAIPFMKKRFHLISSSNERKQEESYLVRWLKEVAAENELSICLAVVENGCGELPIYGLFKDLAEMIETSVHCIYMCSATNQWNTMSSILSKLLHKTKREKSLLASEEECNLKDAKQALGSSVVSYDEMQCVCADILSALGNGPEDFYHYDSASYKLNNVKYLDILEKRLKVAEGHVEVGRLFAYYQVPKPTHFFLSAHLDKKNVKQLIRLLLSKFGRRQPVRSDNEWANMWRDLKLFQEKAFPFLDSEYMLAEFIRGLLKAGKFSLARNYLGGTSAVSLSTEKAENLVIQAAREYFFSASTLSGNEIWKARECLNLLPNSKNVQAETDIIDALTVRLPYLGVTILPVQFRQIKDPMEIICMVITSQTGAYLHFEEIIDVAKLLGLRSEEEVAAVEEAIAREAVVNGDLQLAFDICLNLTKKSHGAVWDLCAAIARGPPLDNLDTGTREKLLGFSLSHCDEESVGELLNAWKELDVHGKFEKLMITTGTNPPNFLIGGSSITPLPVQSVQDILDLRDDSGHNRHKDHVEIVKEMLSKVCLDLSNGDAHTWESMLVDNRKFLSFAVLELPWLLKLSNEEMWDGENQTSRTDHTTRKYRFSTKVEATISIIYWLAVNGLAPNDNLIMILAKSIMEPPVDEEFDVLGCSVLLNLMDPFNGVKIIEEELKRRECYQEISSVMSIGMLYSSLNNSKKECSTPEQRRNLLLHKFHEKFTSADTDDLDQIDMANTTFWREWKSKLEEEKQLADQARMLRQILPDIDTSRFLSGDVNYIKRVIFSFVDSVKLEKKHILKEAVKIAETYGLQRTEVLLRFLACSLLSEYWDNNHILNEISDFREDIVRSAKGVIDMIYSDVYPEIDGYNKQRLSYIYGILSACHSYLKRTNEIELRYPEHVHTHKLEPFQYYKVLEEECKKVSFIDGLNYKNIAGLDNLNFEHFNEEVCKNIHASTVTALADMVQALVSMYVDVLAKGLVSRQGVYKHYVLGLLASLEGRSEAGSNCTDYEKLQAFLCEIELNYDSCREYIQALPATDISYIIGRYCTLCFPSNLARSHPQEPSWKKPLATLLTFWSKLVDDIPGESIDASSYEMTEYLNSNRLSLCMGAFRQLLIHDEITVHQGWGAISMYVKDCLKSGMMVETSRFCRAMILSGCSFESVVEVYYGGQGQLGGESADPSNSLDLLELYNAATEECLSDLIEGSCEYQILFHQLLSSLSRSTGKHAGILEMVRSGVWGKLIRFSEDMQLESQLRVYALQLMQCITGRNLKTLPNEIVSQVEPWESWYEHGTGAAIADESINSSSTITGTLVALRSTQMVAAFLPDANITPESLATLDSAVSCFLQLSEHASAANVAVLEAVLEEWEQLFSPKEEHVPPHESPKETSDWSDGWDDGWEALPEELESPKNKQESAPLSVHPLHSCWMEIIRKRVELGELHKVIELLDRASSKHSVFLEEEEACSLVELMSALDCFMALKIVLLLPYETLRLQCLQMVELKMREGTVSTSSNADDHELLALVLTSGTMQKIATEEAYSKFFSYLCHLVGHLARSFQTDLLMQWNDEATSKTNRSLLFGSVLFPYFISELVLKGQYLLAAFVISRWMHTHPSLGLMDIAETSVRRFLQGQVAQAEESRGGDASFTDDEVSVRLTISTLRSKFVSLLQAALSALPNQEL from the exons ATAATGACAGAATAACATTTTTCACTAATGGGGCTTGGCTGGAGGCTCAAGGCATTTTTGGTGTGGTGGATGACCTAAGCACACTCTACTTGATCAAAGAAAATGGGGAGTTATTAGCAAGGAGGACATGCGATCAGTTGAAGCTATCTTCTTCCATTATTGATCTGGTTGTGCAGGATGGTTCAAGCTTGCTTAG GCCGGGCTTCTACATTTTTACAAGTGACTGCATGGTTCATAGATTTGATTACACTCAAGAACCTGAGGCCAGTTTGTGTCAAGTACCTATATCAACTAAAGATGTGGTGTCAGCTAGGACTATACAGTTACCTCGGAGTTTATCGTGCATTGATTACGATCAGCGTCACTCACTATTTGTCCTAGTTGCGGATTCCAATGCTTCATTTAACTCCAATAGTTATTCTG GAACCTATTTTCTGTACCTATTACACGTCGATGGAAATTTGGAACTTAGTCTTTCATTTAAAAGCGTGCAGTTGGAAGGAGTGTTTTCTCCTCTGAATGATCAAAAAACCTTTGTTTCATCCCCAAAAATCAGGATCTCACCTGACGGCAAGCATATTGCTACATTGGATTTGACTGGCTCTGTAAACCTCTTTGCACTTGATGGTGACAAACACACTTTTTCGCTTCATACTCTTGGAAGTGGTAGATGCCTAATTGATGTTAAGGACATCAGTTGGTGGACAGATAATGTTCTCATGTTGGTAAGAGCGGATGGTAGTATTAGCATGTACGGCATCACTGAAAGCGATCTTGTTTCCAAAGATGACCCAGTTTTATCCACACCACTGTTGGAGAAGGCAAAGGCTACTGAAGGACATGCTTTTATTCTGCAATCTAGCAGATATGAAAGAAATACTTCAGCTAACAAGCGGATGGACAGTGATTTGGAACCTAACCTACCTAGTGGTTCTAGGGAGCATCAACAAACGGAGATGGATAAAATGTTTTGGAGTCTGATATCATTCTCCAAAGTTACAGTAACAGAAATGTACTCTGTTATGATAAGAGAGAATCGATTCAAGGAGGCCTTAGATTTTGCTTCCAGATATAATCTAGATAAGGATGAAGTTCTTAAAGCACGCTGGTTGCACTGTGATGGTGATACTAGTGAGATAGACTCGTACTTAGCAAAAATTAAAGACCAAGTATTTGTATTATCAGAATGTGTAAATAAAGTTGGGCCTACAGAAGCAGCTTTAAGGGCTCTACTTTCTTTTGGACTTCGCATAACTGACCATTACAAATTTTCTCAGTTGGATAACAGCAGCGAGGGCTCAACATGGGACAGTCGAATCATTAGGCTTCGTTTATTGCGGCACAGAGACATGTTAGAGACATTCTTGGGAATTAATATGGGAAG GTACTCAGCAGAAGAATATAGCAAATTCCGTTCGATGGCACTGGTGGAAACTGCCACAGCTTTAGCTGAAAGTGGCAAAATTGGGGCTTTAAATCTTATCTTCAAACGTCATCCGTACACTATCTCTTCAGACATTTTACGTGTTTTGTCTGCTATCCCAGAAACTGTTGCTGTTCAGACTTATAGTCAGTTGCTACCAGGGAAATCCCCTCCTAATGTTGTCATATTAAGAGATGGTGATTGGGTTGAATGTGAACAGATGGTTTCGTATATAAGCAATTGTCCTACCCAGTCAGACAAGATTGGAGAGATCAAAACGGAAATACTTGTAAAACAATCAACAGGCTTTTCATGGCCTTCTGTTGCTGAACTTTGTGAGTGGTACAAGAACAGAGCAAGGGACATTGACTGCTTGAGTGGACAGCTGGAAAATTGTCTGGCCATGATAGAGCTTGCATGTCAAAAGGGCATTGCAGAGTTGCAGCCATTCTTTGATGACATTAAATGCCTCTACCAAGTTGTATATTCTAATGAGTTGAATGAGTTTATAATGAATCTTGTGACATGGGAAGATCTGCCTGATTATGAGAAGTTCAAAATCATCCTCAAAGGAGTCAAAGAAGATACAGTTGTTCAACGGCTAGAAGAAAATGCAATCCCTTTTATGAAGAAGAGATTTCACCTGATCTCCTCAAGTAATGAACGCAAACAAGAAGAATCCTACCTGGTTAGATGGCTGAAAGAGGTAGCTGCTGAAAATGAGCTTTCCATTTGCTTAGCCGTCGTTGAAAATGGTTGTGGGGAGTTACCAATATATGGGCTCTTCAAGGATCTTGCTGAAATGATAGAAACATCTGTTCACTGCATTTATATGTGCAGTGCAACTAACCAGTGGAATACCATGTCATCGATATTATCAAAGTTACTCCATAAAACAAAACGAGAGAAATCTTTATTGGCTAGTGAAGAAGAATGCAATCTGAAAGATGCTAAGCAAGCTCTTGGTTCTTCTGTGGTTTCTTATGATGAGATGCAATGTGTGTGTGCTGATATCTTATCTGCTCTGGGCAATGGTCCAGAAGATTTTTATCACTATGATTCGGCATCTTACAAACTTAATAATGTCAAATATCTTGATATATTGGAGAAGAGGCTAAAAGTTGCTGAAGGCCATGTAGAAGTAGGACGGCTCTTTGCTTATTATCAG GTCCCAAAACCAACACATTTCTTCCTTAGTGCTCACTTAGATAAGAAGAATGTAAAGCAACTTATACGGCTGCTTCTATCCAAATTTGGCAGACGTCAACCTGTTCGATCAGACAATGAGTGGGCTAACATGTGGCGTGATTTGAAACTCTTCCAAGAAAAGGCATTTCCTTTTCTTGATTCAGAATATATGCTGGCAGAATTTATCAGAGGGCTTTTGAAAGCTGGCAAATTTTCACTAGCCAGGAATTATCTTGGAGGAACAAGTGCAGTTTCTTTGTCCACAGAGAAGGCTGAAAATCTTGTGATACAAGCTGCAAGGGAGTATTTCTTCTCAGCTTCAACTTTGTCTGGGAATGAA ATTTGGAAGGCCAGGGAATGCCTGAATCTGTTACCTAATAGCAAAAATGTTCAAGCAGAAACTGATATAATTGATGCTCTTACTGTTAGACTTCCTTATCTAGGAGTGACCATCCTTCCTGTTCAGTTCAGGCAGATAAAGGACCCTATGGAGATCATTTGCATGGTTATTACGAGTCAAACAGGGGCATATCTTCACTTTGAAGAGATTATTGATGTTGCTAAACTTCTGGGGTTAAGAAGTGAAGAGGAAGTAGCTGCTGTGGAGGAGGCTATTGCCAGAGAAGCTGTTGTTAATGGTGATCTTCAACTAGCCTTTGATATCTGTCTAAATTTAACAAAAAAGAGTCATGGTGCAGTGTGGGATTTATGTGCTGCAATTGCTAGAGGACCTCCACTTGACAATTTGGATACTGGTACCCGTGAAAAGCTATTGGGCTTCTCTCTCAGCCATTGTGACGAAGAATCTGTTGGGGAATTATTGAATGCTTGGAAGGAGCTTGATGTTCATGGTAAATTTGAGAAATTAATGATTACAACAGGAACAAATCCTCCCAATTTCTTGATTGGTGGGTCTTCAATCACACCACTTCCTGTGCAAAGTGTGCAAGACATACTTGATCTGAGAGATGACAGTGGCCATAATAGACACAAAGATCATGTGGAAATTGTTAAAGAAATGCTGTCAAAAGTTTGCTTGGACTTGTCAAATGGAGATGCACATACTTGGGAGTCTATGCTGGTAGACAATCGGAAATTCTTATCCTTTGCAGTCCTGGAGTTACCATGGCTTTTGAAATTGTCCAATGAGGAAATGTGGGATGGTGAAAATCAGACTTCAAGGACAGATCATACCACTAGGAAATATCGGTTTTCAACAAAAGtagaagcaacaattagcatcaTATATTGGTTAGCTGTAAATGGGTTGGCTCCCAATGATAATCTAATTATGATTCTTGCAAAGTCTATAATGGAGCCTCCTGTTGATGAAGAGTTCGATGTACTTGGCTGCTCAGTTCTCCTGAATCTCATGGACCCTTTCAATGGAGTGAAAATAATAGAGGAAGAGCTAAAAAGACGAGAATGTTATCAAGAAATCAGCAGCGTGATGAGTATAGGGATGTTATATAGTTCCCTCAATAATTCTAAGAAAGAGTGTTCCACTCCTGAGCAGAGGAGAAATCTGTTGCTTCACAAATTTCATGAGAAGTTCACCTCAGCAGATACAG ATGATTTAGACCAGATTGATATGGCAAATACAACCTTCTGGAGAGAATGGAAATCAAAGTTAGAGGAGGAGAAACAACTGGCTGATCAAGCGCGAATGCTCAGACAAATATTACCTGATATAGACACATCTCGATTCTTGTCTGGTGATGTTAATTATATCAAAAGAGTAATTTTCTCCTTTGTTGACTCTGTAAAGCTGGAGAAAAAACACATACTGAAGGAAGCAGTAAAGATAGCTGAGACATATGGCTTGCAACGAACGGAG GTGCTTTTACGATTTCTCGCCTGCAGTCTTCTCTCTGAATATTGGGATAACAATCATATTTTGAACGAAATTTCTGATTTCCGGGAGGACATTGTCAGATCAGCTAAGGGTGTGATTGATATGATATATTCAGATGTCTATCCGGAGATCGATGGGTATAATAAGCAACGCCTCTCTTACATTTATGGCATTCTTTCAGCATGCCACTCATATCTGAAGAGGACCAATGAGATAGAATTGAGATATCCAGAGCATGTGCATACGCATAAGCTCGAACCATTTCAGTATTATAAGGTCCTTGAGGAAGAGTGCAAGAAAGTCTCTTTCATTGATGGCTTGAACTATAAAAACATTGCTGGATTGGATAATCTGAACTTTGAGCATTTCAATGAAGAAGTATGCAAGAATATCCATGCCTCTACTGTCACTGCTCTAGCCGATATGGTACAAGCTCTTGTGAGTATGTATGTTGATGTTCTGGCCAAGGGACTCGTATCACGACAAGGTGTTTACAAACACTATGTTCTTGGCTTGCTGGCATCATTAGAAGGCCGCAGTGAAGCAGGATCGAACTGCACAGATTATGAAAAGTTGCAAGCTTTCCTATGTGAAATTGAGTTGAACTATGATAGTTGCAGGGAGTACATCCAAGCTCTTCCAGCCACAGATATTTCATATATTATTGGAAGGTACTGCACCCTGTGTTTTCCATCTAACTTAGCACGAAGCCATCCACAGGAACCTTCGTGGAAGAAACCCCTTGCTACGCTGCTAACATTTTGGTCTAAACTTGTTGATGACATACCGGGGGAGTCAATTGATGCTTCCTCATATGAAATGACAGAATACTTAAATTCAAATAGGTTATCTTTGTGCATGGGGGCTTTCAGGCAGCTCTTGATACATGATGAGATAACAGTGCACCAAGGTTGGGGTGCCATCTCCATGTATGTAAAAGATTGCCTTAAAAGTGGAATGATGGTGGAAACCTCGCGTTTTTGTCGAGCTATGATTCTATCAGGCTGTAGCTTTGAATCTGTAGTTGAAGTATACTATGGAGGACAGGGACAATTGGGGGGTGAGAGTGCAGATCCAAGCAATTCTTTGGATCTATTAGAACTTTATAATGCTGCTACAGAAGAGTGTTTGTCAGATTTGATTGAGGGCTCTTGTGAATATCAAATATTGTTTCATCAGTTACTGTCATCTTTGAGCCGGTCAACGGGGAAACATGCTGGCATTCTAGAAATGGTCCGGTCGGGTGTTTGGGGGAAGTTAATCCGCTTTTCTGAAGATATGCAGCTGGAGAGCCAATTGCGAGTCTATGCGCTACAGCTGATGCAATGTATCACAGGAAGAAACCTTAAAACTCTTCCAAATGAGATAGTTTCCCAGGTTGAGCCGTGGGAGTCATGGTATGAGCATGGAACAGGCGCTGCCATAGCTGATGAGAGTATCAACTCCTCTAGCACCATCACTGGGACTCTTGTGGCACTTAGATCTACTCAGATGGTCGCTGCTTTTCTTCCTGATGCTAATATCACTCCAGAAAGCCTAGCAACTCTTGACTCTGCAGTATCTTGTTTCTTACAATTGTCAGAACATGCTTCTGCTGCAAACGTTGCAGTTTTGGAAGCAGTTTTAGAAGAGTGGGAGCAATTGTTCTCCCCCAAAGAAGAGCATGTTCCGCCTCATGAATCACCAAAAGAAACAAGTGACTGGAGTGATGGATGGGATGATGGATGGGAGGCCCTACCAGAAGAGTTGGAGAGTCCAAAGAACAAACAAGAGAGTGCACCGTTATCTGTCCATCCCCTCCACAGTTGTTGGATGGAGATTATAAGAAAACGTGTTGAGCTTGGTGAGCTGCACAAGGTCATTGAACTTCTGGACCGAGCATCTTCGAAGCATAGCGTGTTcctagaggaagaagaagcttgTAGCTTGGTTGAACTTATGTCTGCTCTGGACTGCTTCATGGCTCTCAAAATTGTCCTATTACTCCCATATGAAACTCTAAGACTGCAGTGCCTGCAGATGGTTGAGTTGAAAATGAGGGAAGGAACCGTGTCCACCTCATCAAATGCTGATGATCATGAGCTCCTTGCCTTGGTTCTGACATCTGGAACTATGCAGAAGATCGCAACGGAAGAAGCATACTCTAAATTTTTCTCTTACTTATGCCATCTTGTTGGGCATCTTGCAAGGTCATTCCAGACTGATCTCCTTATGCAATGGAACGATGAAGCCACGTCAAAGACCAACAGATCTTTGCTCTTCGGTAGTGTTTTGTTTCCGTATTTCATATCTGAATTGGTCCTCAAAGGCCAGTACCTGTTGGCTGCGTTTGTCATCTCCAGATGGATGCACACTCATCCGTCCCTGGGCCTAATGGATATTGCCGAGACCAGCGTGCGACGATTCCTGCAAGGTCAGGTAGCCCAAGCTGAGGAATCGAGAGGGGGTGATGCTTCTTTCACTGACGATGAAGTGTCTGTGAGACTCACAATCTCCACTCTGCGGTCAAAATTTGTTTCTCTTCTGCAAGCTGCATTGTCGGCGCTTCCAAATCAAGAGTTGTAG